The proteins below come from a single Chryseobacterium bernardetii genomic window:
- a CDS encoding helix-turn-helix domain-containing protein: MKQLFRFNSISDFHAFCNLPKPDHLLISLVDYSKVRYTIDDDELRWIQSFYSIGLKKNVNLKFNYGQEQYDFDSGVLCFVSPQQILSLEIKQDIEVEPTGFLLLIHPDFLWSTSLTKKIKSYDFFSYRVKEALFLSDREESIIVDIFKNIEREYQSNIDKFTQELIIAQMELLLIYSERFYERQFLTRKKSSHELLHKFEEILSQYFNHGNLLENGIPSVKVLAEQMNISPNYLGSLLRIHTQQSTQQHIQNKLIDMAKERLSTTGLSVSEIAYELGFEHPQSFSKLFKQKTKQSPGEFRKLFN; this comes from the coding sequence ATGAAACAGCTCTTTCGTTTTAATTCTATTTCAGATTTTCATGCTTTCTGCAATCTTCCGAAACCTGATCACCTGCTGATAAGCTTAGTAGATTACAGCAAGGTACGGTATACCATAGATGATGATGAGCTGAGATGGATTCAGAGTTTTTATTCAATTGGCCTTAAAAAAAACGTTAATCTAAAATTCAACTATGGACAGGAACAATATGATTTTGATTCCGGAGTACTGTGTTTTGTTTCTCCGCAGCAGATTTTGAGCCTGGAAATAAAACAGGATATTGAAGTAGAGCCTACCGGTTTCTTATTACTTATTCATCCTGATTTTTTGTGGAGTACTTCTTTAACAAAAAAAATAAAATCTTATGATTTCTTCAGCTACCGGGTAAAAGAAGCTCTTTTTCTTTCTGACAGAGAGGAAAGCATTATTGTTGATATCTTTAAAAATATTGAGCGTGAATATCAGTCGAACATTGATAAATTCACTCAGGAACTTATTATAGCACAGATGGAGTTATTATTAATTTATTCTGAGCGCTTCTATGAGCGTCAGTTTTTAACCCGGAAAAAATCGAGCCATGAATTACTCCATAAATTTGAAGAAATCCTTTCACAGTATTTCAACCATGGAAATCTTCTGGAAAATGGAATCCCGTCTGTAAAAGTTCTCGCTGAGCAAATGAATATTTCTCCCAATTATCTTGGATCTTTGCTGCGTATTCATACACAACAAAGTACACAACAGCATATTCAGAATAAATTAATTGATATGGCTAAGGAACGTTTGAGTACAACAGGTTTATCTGTAAGTGAAATTGCTTATGAGCTGGGATTCGAACATCCGCAGTCTTTCAGTAAGCTCTTTAAACAGAAGACAAAGCAGTCGCCTGGAGAATTCAGAAAATTGTTTAACTAA
- the rimM gene encoding ribosome maturation factor RimM (Essential for efficient processing of 16S rRNA): MRKEDCYLLGKITRRHGLAGNVILKLDTDQPELYNKLESIFVEINGLLVPFFIEKSSWSKLDALNIAFKNSSEAMVDQVLGKSVYLPLSTLPKLTGKQFYYHEIIGFEIFDENNNNCGVIRSVNDQTAQVYFITNLDGKEVVIPMIKDWILDVDREERVIKMQLPEGLIDVFLVPSKKDE, translated from the coding sequence ATGCGTAAAGAAGATTGCTATTTGTTGGGGAAAATCACACGCAGACATGGACTTGCGGGAAACGTTATCCTTAAATTGGATACCGACCAGCCCGAGCTTTACAATAAATTGGAATCAATATTCGTTGAAATCAACGGATTATTGGTTCCTTTTTTTATTGAAAAATCATCATGGAGCAAATTAGATGCTCTGAATATTGCCTTCAAAAACTCTTCTGAAGCAATGGTAGACCAGGTTTTAGGTAAAAGTGTTTACCTTCCGCTATCTACCCTCCCAAAACTTACAGGGAAGCAATTCTATTACCATGAAATCATCGGATTTGAAATTTTTGATGAAAATAATAACAACTGTGGAGTGATCAGATCTGTAAATGATCAGACGGCACAGGTATATTTCATTACCAATCTGGATGGAAAAGAAGTGGTGATTCCTATGATTAAAGATTGGATTCTTGACGTTGACAGAGAGGAAAGAGTAATCAAAATGCAACTTCCTGAAGGCCTTATTGATGTTTTCCTGGTTCCTTCTAAGAAAGACGAGTAA